A part of Ignavibacteriota bacterium genomic DNA contains:
- a CDS encoding GyrI-like domain-containing protein, which yields MRTIDLKLKVKPYYTQRRGIVSIIDVPAFTFLMVDGEGDPNTSPAFSEACELLFSLSYTLKFMLKLDKKTYDYPVMGLEGLWWTKDMAQFSLDRKDLWEWTVMILQPEVITPALHAEAVVKLRKKKPLASIGRERLEAFEEGKSAQILHVGPFSTEGPTVAQLHDHIAHEGLRLRGKHHEIYFGDPRRTAPEKLKTIIRQPVV from the coding sequence ATGAGAACGATAGATCTGAAGTTGAAGGTGAAGCCCTACTACACCCAGCGTCGTGGGATTGTATCCATCATCGATGTCCCTGCATTCACCTTTCTCATGGTGGATGGGGAGGGTGATCCGAACACGTCGCCCGCGTTCAGCGAGGCGTGCGAACTCCTTTTCTCGCTGTCGTACACGCTCAAGTTCATGTTGAAGTTGGACAAGAAGACGTATGACTATCCCGTGATGGGGCTCGAAGGGTTGTGGTGGACGAAGGATATGGCGCAGTTCTCACTCGACCGCAAGGACCTCTGGGAGTGGACGGTGATGATCCTCCAGCCGGAGGTCATCACGCCGGCGTTGCATGCCGAGGCTGTGGTGAAATTACGGAAGAAGAAGCCCCTTGCGTCGATTGGCCGGGAGCGGCTGGAGGCCTTCGAAGAAGGGAAGAGCGCTCAGATCCTTCACGTCGGCCCGTTCAGCACCGAAGGTCCGACGGTCGCGCAGCTGCACGACCATATTGCCCATGAAGGACTGCGCCTGCGCGGCAAGCACCATGAGATCTACTTCGGCGATCCGCGGCGTACCGCCCCGGAGAAATTGAAGACGATCATCCGCCAACCCGTGGTGTGA
- a CDS encoding DUF937 domain-containing protein produces the protein MMVEAATGHKGIAMGFLDSLTWQVLGGGASQVALYNAIMDMIGRHPGGLAGVVAQFNEAGLGELMGSWIGTGANTATKEQIRTGLGETAVQGIAMQTGLTDDAALTRLATLLPRLIDTLTPNGVVPAIGPAPNRLTFLAGLAL, from the coding sequence ATGATGGTTGAGGCCGCAACCGGCCATAAAGGGATCGCAATGGGTTTCCTCGACAGTCTCACGTGGCAGGTATTGGGTGGCGGCGCATCACAGGTCGCACTCTACAATGCCATCATGGACATGATCGGCAGGCACCCGGGTGGGCTGGCCGGTGTCGTAGCGCAGTTCAACGAAGCCGGGCTCGGCGAGCTCATGGGGTCGTGGATAGGCACCGGTGCCAATACGGCGACAAAGGAACAGATCCGGACGGGTCTCGGTGAAACAGCGGTGCAGGGCATCGCCATGCAGACGGGCCTGACCGATGACGCTGCGCTGACCCGCCTCGCAACACTTCTTCCGCGGTTGATCGACACGTTGACGCCGAACGGTGTTGTTCCGGCGATCGGCCCCGCTCCGAACCGGCTCACATTCCTTGCGGGGCTGGCGTTATAG